A stretch of Brassica rapa cultivar Chiifu-401-42 chromosome A08, CAAS_Brap_v3.01, whole genome shotgun sequence DNA encodes these proteins:
- the LOC103836351 gene encoding exopolyphosphatase isoform X1, with protein sequence MNSSNLQSHPTAPPHLFTSIDMGTNSFKLLIVHADPSTRSFVPVERLKEPVVLSRESPTSISPQSQSRAIQSLRRFKSLILSHNVPLNQIRCVATEALRRAENQKHFVETALDDVGIQIDVLSGEEEARLVYLGVLQFLPVFERSVLCIDIGGGSTEFVIGKRGEVKLAVSLKLGHVNLTQMCVGLVEMREYIRGVINESSLGERLRECEGFEVVVGSSGTIRAIENAVFSGYGSDLCHLEEGYKRDWRFGRRELSGVVERLCSEGDEGLIRREGFFGRRAEFIVAGAVLLEEIFEALGIEEMEVSEYALAEGVIADSLGKAFGGLYDLNANARWRSVMRLATRLNGKKRMNHAVHCANIAKEIFVGLRKCNDFNVVLDDKDLEYLEAACFLHNIGIITGKKGYHKQSYHIIKNGDHLYSYTAEEVELIALLTRYQRKKFPKLDRAPFKNFAEKAKRKFIVMCLITRLSVLLQRSESMDLQEVEFLESTDSFKLVLKQQNQDPLVMGSQDQAEEKSDALHMEQEVEHFKRVKFHYDINFYFQMFSFLAMKCPAISRSL encoded by the exons ATGAACTCCTCAAATCTACAGTCTCACCCAACCGCACCACCACACCTCTTCACCTCCATCGACATGGGAACAAACTCCTTCAAACTCCTCATAGTCCACGCCGACCCCTCCACCAGATCCTTCGTCCCCGTCGAACGTCTCAAGGAGCCAGTCGTACTCTCCCGCGAATCTCCAACCTCGATCTCCCCTCAATCCCAATCCCGCGCGATTCAATCCCTCCGCAGATTCAAATCCCTCATCCTCTCCCACAACGTCCCACTCAACCAGATCCGCTGCGTGGCAACAGAAGCCCTCCGCCGAGCGGAGAATCAAAAACACTTCGTTGAGACGGCGCTCGACGACGTCGGGATACAGATCGACGTCCTCTCCGGAGAAGAGGAAGCCAGATTAGTTTACCTAGGCGTGCTTCAGTTTTTGCCTGTGTTCGAGAGGTCCGTGCTGTGTATCGATATAGGAGGTGGATCTACTGAGTTTGTTATAG GTAAGCGTGGTGAGGTTAAGCTAGCTGTTTCTTTGAAGCTAGGGCATGTGAATTTGACGCAGATGTGCGTTGGATTGGTGGAGATGAGGGAGTATATACGTGGTGTGATTAATGAGTCTAGTTTAGGGGAGAGATTGAGAGAGTGTGAGGGGTTTGAGGTTGTTGTGGGGTCTTCCGGGACGATTCGAGCTATTGAGAACGCTGTTTTCAGTGGATATGGGAGTGATCTGTGTCATCTCGAGGAGGGGTATAAGAGGGATTGGAGATTTGGGAGGAGAGAGCTGAGTGGTGTTGTGGAGAGGTTATGTAGTGAAGGGGATGAGGGATTGATTAGGAGGGAAGGATTTTTCGGTAGGAGAGCAGAGTTTATTGTTGCTGGGGCGGTTTTGTTGGAGGAGATATTCGAGGCTTTGGGGATTGAGGAGATGGAGGTGTCGGAGTATGCGTTGGCGGAAGGTGTGATTGCTGATTCTTTGGGTAAAGCTTTTGGTGGATTGTATGATTTGAATGCTAATGCGAGGTGGAGATCAGTCATGAGGCTTGCCACGCGGCTCAATGGGAAGAAGCGGATGAATCATGCGGTACACTGTGCTAATATCGCCAAG GAGATCTTTGTAGGTTTGAGGAAGTGCAATGACTTTAACGTCGTGTTAGATGATAAGGATCTTGAGTATCTTGAAGCTGCTTGTTTTTTGCACAATATCGGAATCATCACTGGGAAAAAAGGGTATCATAAGCAGTCTTATCATATCATCAAG aatGGGGATCATCTCTACAGCTACACTGCTGAGGAAGTTGAG CTTATAGCGTTGCTTACGAGATACCAAAGAAAGAAGTTTCCTAAGCTTGATCGTGCACCTTTTAAGAATTTCGCTGAGAAG GCAAAGAGAAAGTTCATTGTCATGTGCTTGATTACACGATTATCTGTTCTACTTCAACGGAGTGAGAGTATGGATCTCCAAGAAGTTGAATTTCTTGAATCTACTGATAGCTTCAAACTT GTGCTTAAACAACAAAACCAGGATCCTTTGGTGATGGGCTCTCAAGATCAAGCAGAAGAAAAATCCGATGCATTACATATGGAGCAAGAAGTTGAGCATTTTAAAAGGGTAAAGTTTCATTATGACATAAACTTCTATTTTCAAATGTTTAGTTTTCTTGCAATGAAATGTCCAGCTATCAGCAGGTCCCTATAA
- the LOC103836352 gene encoding S-protein homolog 5-like codes for MNLSNNPLHMIYITMAFSNKLHCISMFMIISYLTLILFASGLDVPNTTAEAPAPTPTPGSGHDGVLPLAPKHVVIHNTVENGEVLNVHCKSGDDDLGLIRIPWDKYWDFRFHVNIWKTTKFRCLFTWYGGGSHYFNIFTVARDDTPSGETPVCRECIWEVGKESIGEKTPMCRVDRDGYTRYCFEWDDE; via the coding sequence ATGAACTTGTCTAACAATCCACTCCACATGATTTACATAACAATGGCTTTCTCTAATAAGCTTCATTGCATATCGATGTTTATGATCATCTCTTATCTTACTCTTATTCTCTTTGCATCAGGGTTAGATGTGCCAAACACTACGGCGGAAGCACCAGCACCAACACCAACAccaggatcaggccacgacggCGTGTTACCTCTAGCACCTAAGCATGTTGTAATCCACAACACTGTAGAGAACGGGGAAGTTTTGAATGTACATTGCAAATCTGGTGACGATGATTTGGGGTTGATCCGTATCCCTTGGGATAAGTACTGGGATTTCAGATTTCATGTTAACATTTGGAAAACTACGAAGTTTCGTTGCCTGTTTACGTGGTATGGAGGCGGATctcattattttaatatatttacagtAGCAAGAGATGATACTCCATCTGGAGAGACTCCAGTATGTAGAGAATGCATTTGGGAGGTGGGAAAAGAGTCCATTGGCGAGAAAACTCCTATGTGTCGTGTAGATCGTGATGGATATACTCGTTACTGTTTCGAATGGGACGATGAATAg
- the LOC103836354 gene encoding kinesin-like protein KIN-14H isoform X2 yields MATEQQDSRLCLASILDDFIKQRNIQVSVDVDSSSKNADETSGGRDLPADPSDLKRNEAARWIRHTLGVVGGRDLPADPSEDDFRIALRSGILLCNVLNKVKPGAVPKVVEAPNDPLVNQEGAALSAFQYFENLRNFLVVVEEMGIPTFEVSDFEKGGKSTRIVECVLALKSYREWKQSGGSGTWRYIVTSKPTTFGIAKQYKRKDSEPPVDAVTTSSPSYTPSSEQPLFDSNTKNEGTVSSVDAIVRAVFSDKSKEEVPSIVEDMLKSVMVEYERRLATQSAMYVEEDVTKMVNNNMETSPANNAEESKIQDRDVCVVSKDKAEKQQMILDRQKTHTEELKQDIKAVKAGISLLQMKYQQEFTSLGEHLHGLAYAATGYQRVLEENRKLYNQVQDLKGSIRVYCRVRPFLPGQTSALTTVDHIEESTISIATPSKYGKEGRKSFTFNKVFGPSASQEAVFADTQPLIRSVLDGYNVCIFAYGQTGSGKTFTMMGPNELTEESLGVNYRALSDLFHLSSERKETFSYKISVQMLEIYNEQVRDLLATNGQTSRLEIRNSSQDGINVPDATLVPVSTTSDVISLMNLGQKNRAVSATAMNDRSSRSHSCLTVHVQGRDLTSGATLRGSMHLVDLAGSERVDKSEVTGDRLKEAQHINKSLSALGDVIASLSQKNNHIPYRNSKLTQLLQDSLGGQAKTLMFIHISPEVDTLGETLSTLKFAERVATVELGAARVNKDTSEVKELKEQIASLKLALARKESESDQTQIPRVITPDKLLRRKSIGVSKSANTRQFQTKHKPSSLVDDVNSIEGQSDSASSVDLQGLVGSSPPSWKSPSTDGKEDISEWVDKHEDEITRDKRVSSMKREPSSRAVESKKINVVDKGFEVRKIPYEEEANESDETATSDGSEPSNMMWQLNVQVNVPRAAASSNGSSGSSTKLKKSLTKTKSMIPSLIPAPTRRLSLGANSSPGQTSSSRQSSNTVVVKKRQNPK; encoded by the exons ATGGCGACGGAGCAACAAGATTCACGACTCTGTTTGGCATCGATCCTTGACGATTTTATCAAACAACGTAACATTCAAGTTAGCGTTGATGTTGATTCCAGTTCCAAAAATGCCGATGAAACTT CTGGAGGAAGAGATTTGCCAGCAGATCCATCAGACTTGAAAAGGAATGAAGCAGCAAGATGGATAAGACACACGCTTGGTGTTGTTGGAGGAAGAGACTTGCCTGCAGATCCTTCTGAAGATGATTTCAGAATTGCTTTGAGAAGTGGCATTTTGCTATGCAATGTCCTCAACAAAGTTAAACCTGGTGCTGTCCCAAAA GTTGTTGAAGCTCCAAATGATCCTCTTGTTAATCAAGAAGGTGCAGCTCTATCTGCATTTCAGTACTTTGAGAACCTTCGGAACTTTCTTGTGGTTGTGGAGGAAATGGGTATTCCCACCTTTGAAGTCTCCGATTTTGAGAAG GGAGGTAAATCCACAAGAATTGTGGAGTGTGTCTTGGCTCTCAAGTCATACCGTGAGTGGAAGCAGAGCGGTGGAAGCGGTACATGGAGATACATTGTGACTTCGAAACCAACCACGTTTGGGATCGCAAAACAATACAAACGCAAAGACTCAGAACCACCAGTGGATGCAGTCACAACAAGTAGCCCTTCTTACACTCCATCCAGTGAACAACCTCTGTTTGATTCTAATACCAAAAACGAA GGAACTGTCAGTTCAGTAGATGCCATTGTCCGTGCTGTCTTTTCTGATAAGAGTAAAGAAGAAGTTCCCAGT ATTGTGGAAGATATGCTGAAAAGTGTCATGGTAGAATATGAACGTAGATTGGCTACACAGAGCGCAATG TACGTAGAAGAAGATGTGACAAAGATGGTAAACAACAACATGGAAACTTCACCAGCTAATAATGCTGAAGAATCAAAAATCCAAGATCGTGACGTCTGTGTAGTTTCAAAAGACAAGGCCGAGAAGCAGCAAATGATTCTAGACAGACAGAAAACTCATACTGAG GAACTAAAACAAGATATAAAGGCTGTAAAAGCGGGTATTAGTCTCTTGCAAATGAAGTACCAGCAAGAGTTCACAAGTTTAG GCGAGCATTTGCATGGACTTGCGTATGCAGCGACAGGATATCAAAGAGTTCTTGAAGAGAACCGTAAACTTTACAATCAAGTCCAGGACCTCAAAG GGAGCATACGGGTATATTGTCGAGTGAGACCGTTCTTGCCTGGACAAACAAGTGCCTTAACCACAGTGGATCACATAGAGGAGTCAACTATATCAATAGCTACACCTTCAAAGTATGGAAAAGAAGGTCGCAAGTCATTCACATTCAACAAAGTCTTTGGCCCTTCAGCATCTCAAG AGGCGGTGTTTGCAGACACTCAACCTCTGATCCGGTCTGTTCTTGATGGTTACAACGTTTGCATCTTTGCTTACGGCCAAACAGGATCAGGAAAAACTTTCACCATG ATGGGACCTAATGAACTGACGGAAGAGAGCTTAGGAGTAAACTACAGAGCACTAAGCGATCTCTTTCATCTCTCAAGTGAGAGGAAAGAAACGTTTTCTTATAAAATCTCAGTTCAGATGCTTGAAATCTACAACGAGCAAGTCAGAGATCTCCTTGCAACTAATGGCCAAACCAGCAG GTTAGAGATCCGTAACAGTTCACAAGATGGAATCAACGTTCCAGACGCTACGTTGGTTCCAGTCTCCACAACTTCAGACGTCATTAGTTTGATGAATCTTGGTCAGAAGAACCGTGCGGTCAGCGCCACAGCCATGAATGACCGTAGTAGTCGCTCTCACAG TTGTCTCACGGTACATGTTCAAGGAAGAGATCTGACATCAGGGGCTACTCTAAGGGGCTCAATGCACTTGGTTGATCTTGCTGGAAGCGAGAGGGTGGACAAGTCTGAGGTCACTGGTGATAGGTTGAAAGAGGCACAACACATCAACAAGTCTCTATCTGCTCTTGGAGACGTGATTGCGTCTCTCTCTCAGAAAAACAACCACATCCCTTATCGCAATAGCAAACTCACTCAACTGCTTCAGGACTCGTTAG GAGGACAAGCGAAAACGCTCATGTTTATACACATTAGCCCTGAAGTGGATACTCTGGGAGAAACACTCAGCACCTTGAAGTTTGCGGAGAGGGTGGCCACTGTTGAACTAGGTGCTGCTCGTGTTAATAAAGATACTTCTGAGGTTAAAGAACTCAAGGAGCAG ATTGCTAGTTTGAAACTTGCGTTGGCTAGAAAGGAGAGTGAGTCTGATCAAACGCAGATCCCAAGAGTCATTACACCTGATAAACTCCTCAGAAGAAAGTCAATTGGTGTCTCTAAATCAGCAAACACAAGACAGTTTCAGACAAAACATAAACCATCATCACTGGTTGATGATGTCAACAGTATTGAG GGTCAAAGCGACTCAGCATCGAGCGTTGACTTACAAGGACTAGTTGGTTCTTCACCACCGTCGTGGAAAAGCCCGTCTACAGATGGGAAAGAAGATATTAGTGAATGGGTTGATAAACACGAAGACGAGATCACGCGTGATAAGAGAGTGTCCAGCATGAAACGTGAACCATCATCACGTGCCGTAGAGAGCAAGAAAATTAATGTGGTAGATAAAGGGTTTGAGGTGAGGAAGATACCATACGAAGAAGAAGCGAACGAGTCTGATGAAACGGCGACGAGTGATGGCTCGGAGCCGTCTAACATGATGTGGCAGTTGAATGTACAAGTGAACGTGCCTAGAGCAGCTGCCTCCTCTAATGGATCTTCGGGTTCATCGACCAAGCTAAAGAAGAGTCTAACAAAAACCAA GAGTATGATACCTTCGCTAATACCGGCGCCTACGAGAAGACTATCGCTTGGAGCAAATAGTTCACCAGGACAAACTTCATCCTCAAGGCAGAGTAGTAACACTGTAGTTGTGAAGAAGAGACAGAATCCTAAGTGA
- the LOC103836351 gene encoding exopolyphosphatase isoform X2, with the protein MNSSNLQSHPTAPPHLFTSIDMGTNSFKLLIVHADPSTRSFVPVERLKEPVVLSRESPTSISPQSQSRAIQSLRRFKSLILSHNVPLNQIRCVATEALRRAENQKHFVETALDDVGIQIDVLSGEEEARLVYLGVLQFLPVFERSVLCIDIGGGSTEFVIGKRGEVKLAVSLKLGHVNLTQMCVGLVEMREYIRGVINESSLGERLRECEGFEVVVGSSGTIRAIENAVFSGYGSDLCHLEEGYKRDWRFGRRELSGVVERLCSEGDEGLIRREGFFGRRAEFIVAGAVLLEEIFEALGIEEMEVSEYALAEGVIADSLGKAFGGLYDLNANARWRSVMRLATRLNGKKRMNHAVHCANIAKEIFVGLRKCNDFNVVLDDKDLEYLEAACFLHNIGIITGKKGYHKQSYHIIKNGDHLYSYTAEEVELIALLTRYQRKKFPKLDRAPFKNFAEKAKRKFIVMCLITRLSVLLQRSESMDLQEVEFLESTDSFKLVLKQQNQDPLVMGSQDQAEEKSDALHMEQEVEHFKRLFKKEMVIVFPS; encoded by the exons ATGAACTCCTCAAATCTACAGTCTCACCCAACCGCACCACCACACCTCTTCACCTCCATCGACATGGGAACAAACTCCTTCAAACTCCTCATAGTCCACGCCGACCCCTCCACCAGATCCTTCGTCCCCGTCGAACGTCTCAAGGAGCCAGTCGTACTCTCCCGCGAATCTCCAACCTCGATCTCCCCTCAATCCCAATCCCGCGCGATTCAATCCCTCCGCAGATTCAAATCCCTCATCCTCTCCCACAACGTCCCACTCAACCAGATCCGCTGCGTGGCAACAGAAGCCCTCCGCCGAGCGGAGAATCAAAAACACTTCGTTGAGACGGCGCTCGACGACGTCGGGATACAGATCGACGTCCTCTCCGGAGAAGAGGAAGCCAGATTAGTTTACCTAGGCGTGCTTCAGTTTTTGCCTGTGTTCGAGAGGTCCGTGCTGTGTATCGATATAGGAGGTGGATCTACTGAGTTTGTTATAG GTAAGCGTGGTGAGGTTAAGCTAGCTGTTTCTTTGAAGCTAGGGCATGTGAATTTGACGCAGATGTGCGTTGGATTGGTGGAGATGAGGGAGTATATACGTGGTGTGATTAATGAGTCTAGTTTAGGGGAGAGATTGAGAGAGTGTGAGGGGTTTGAGGTTGTTGTGGGGTCTTCCGGGACGATTCGAGCTATTGAGAACGCTGTTTTCAGTGGATATGGGAGTGATCTGTGTCATCTCGAGGAGGGGTATAAGAGGGATTGGAGATTTGGGAGGAGAGAGCTGAGTGGTGTTGTGGAGAGGTTATGTAGTGAAGGGGATGAGGGATTGATTAGGAGGGAAGGATTTTTCGGTAGGAGAGCAGAGTTTATTGTTGCTGGGGCGGTTTTGTTGGAGGAGATATTCGAGGCTTTGGGGATTGAGGAGATGGAGGTGTCGGAGTATGCGTTGGCGGAAGGTGTGATTGCTGATTCTTTGGGTAAAGCTTTTGGTGGATTGTATGATTTGAATGCTAATGCGAGGTGGAGATCAGTCATGAGGCTTGCCACGCGGCTCAATGGGAAGAAGCGGATGAATCATGCGGTACACTGTGCTAATATCGCCAAG GAGATCTTTGTAGGTTTGAGGAAGTGCAATGACTTTAACGTCGTGTTAGATGATAAGGATCTTGAGTATCTTGAAGCTGCTTGTTTTTTGCACAATATCGGAATCATCACTGGGAAAAAAGGGTATCATAAGCAGTCTTATCATATCATCAAG aatGGGGATCATCTCTACAGCTACACTGCTGAGGAAGTTGAG CTTATAGCGTTGCTTACGAGATACCAAAGAAAGAAGTTTCCTAAGCTTGATCGTGCACCTTTTAAGAATTTCGCTGAGAAG GCAAAGAGAAAGTTCATTGTCATGTGCTTGATTACACGATTATCTGTTCTACTTCAACGGAGTGAGAGTATGGATCTCCAAGAAGTTGAATTTCTTGAATCTACTGATAGCTTCAAACTT GTGCTTAAACAACAAAACCAGGATCCTTTGGTGATGGGCTCTCAAGATCAAGCAGAAGAAAAATCCGATGCATTACATATGGAGCAAGAAGTTGAGCATTTTAAAAGG CTATTCAAGAAGGAAATGGTAATTGTTTTTCCTTCCTGA
- the LOC103836669 gene encoding putative glycine-rich cell wall structural protein 1 has protein sequence MYKLIPHVLLLLLVTHAYTYVSAVHLQPDSMTGTEVDFPGWRRELRGGGGGGSSGGGSGGGGGGRGGGGGSSGGGGGRGGGGGGSSGRGGGSGGAGNRRGGSSGRGGGSGGSGDGGSSESGSGGGGSGGNGNGGGSSGGGHITRSGGDCLKHWGLTGTLLSIVFVSCLIFIN, from the coding sequence ATGTACAAACTAATACCTCACGTGTTATTATTGTTACTAGTCACTCATGCGTACACCTATGTCTCAGCCGTCCATCTCCAACCCGATTCCATGACAGGAACTGAGGTAGATTTCCCCGGTTGGCGGCGAGAGCTTCGAGGCGGAGGTGGCGGAGGAAGCAGTGGTGGTggaagtggtggtggtggaggaggtcgtggtggtggtggtggaagtAGTGGCGGTGGAGGAGgtcgtggtggtggtggaggtggtaGCAGTGGTCGAGGGGGTGGTAGTGGTGGCGCTGGGAATCGTCGAGGCGGTAGCAGCGGTCGAGGAGGAGGTAGTGGTGGTTCTGGTGATGGAGGATCTTCTGAGAGCGGTAGCGGTGGGGGCGGCAGTGGGGGAAATGGTAATGGCGGTGGTAGCAGCGGTGGCGGTCACATTACAAGAAGCGGCGGTGACTGCCTCAAACACTGGGGCTTGACGGGTACTCTATTATCTATCGTCTTCGTAAGCTGTTTgatctttataaattaa
- the LOC103836354 gene encoding kinesin-like protein KIN-14H isoform X1, protein MATEQQDSRLCLASILDDFIKQRNIQVSVDVDSSSKNADETCVAGGRDLPADPSDLKRNEAARWIRHTLGVVGGRDLPADPSEDDFRIALRSGILLCNVLNKVKPGAVPKVVEAPNDPLVNQEGAALSAFQYFENLRNFLVVVEEMGIPTFEVSDFEKGGKSTRIVECVLALKSYREWKQSGGSGTWRYIVTSKPTTFGIAKQYKRKDSEPPVDAVTTSSPSYTPSSEQPLFDSNTKNEGTVSSVDAIVRAVFSDKSKEEVPSIVEDMLKSVMVEYERRLATQSAMYVEEDVTKMVNNNMETSPANNAEESKIQDRDVCVVSKDKAEKQQMILDRQKTHTEELKQDIKAVKAGISLLQMKYQQEFTSLGEHLHGLAYAATGYQRVLEENRKLYNQVQDLKGSIRVYCRVRPFLPGQTSALTTVDHIEESTISIATPSKYGKEGRKSFTFNKVFGPSASQEAVFADTQPLIRSVLDGYNVCIFAYGQTGSGKTFTMMGPNELTEESLGVNYRALSDLFHLSSERKETFSYKISVQMLEIYNEQVRDLLATNGQTSRLEIRNSSQDGINVPDATLVPVSTTSDVISLMNLGQKNRAVSATAMNDRSSRSHSCLTVHVQGRDLTSGATLRGSMHLVDLAGSERVDKSEVTGDRLKEAQHINKSLSALGDVIASLSQKNNHIPYRNSKLTQLLQDSLGGQAKTLMFIHISPEVDTLGETLSTLKFAERVATVELGAARVNKDTSEVKELKEQIASLKLALARKESESDQTQIPRVITPDKLLRRKSIGVSKSANTRQFQTKHKPSSLVDDVNSIEGQSDSASSVDLQGLVGSSPPSWKSPSTDGKEDISEWVDKHEDEITRDKRVSSMKREPSSRAVESKKINVVDKGFEVRKIPYEEEANESDETATSDGSEPSNMMWQLNVQVNVPRAAASSNGSSGSSTKLKKSLTKTKSMIPSLIPAPTRRLSLGANSSPGQTSSSRQSSNTVVVKKRQNPK, encoded by the exons ATGGCGACGGAGCAACAAGATTCACGACTCTGTTTGGCATCGATCCTTGACGATTTTATCAAACAACGTAACATTCAAGTTAGCGTTGATGTTGATTCCAGTTCCAAAAATGCCGATGAAACT TGTGTAGCTGGAGGAAGAGATTTGCCAGCAGATCCATCAGACTTGAAAAGGAATGAAGCAGCAAGATGGATAAGACACACGCTTGGTGTTGTTGGAGGAAGAGACTTGCCTGCAGATCCTTCTGAAGATGATTTCAGAATTGCTTTGAGAAGTGGCATTTTGCTATGCAATGTCCTCAACAAAGTTAAACCTGGTGCTGTCCCAAAA GTTGTTGAAGCTCCAAATGATCCTCTTGTTAATCAAGAAGGTGCAGCTCTATCTGCATTTCAGTACTTTGAGAACCTTCGGAACTTTCTTGTGGTTGTGGAGGAAATGGGTATTCCCACCTTTGAAGTCTCCGATTTTGAGAAG GGAGGTAAATCCACAAGAATTGTGGAGTGTGTCTTGGCTCTCAAGTCATACCGTGAGTGGAAGCAGAGCGGTGGAAGCGGTACATGGAGATACATTGTGACTTCGAAACCAACCACGTTTGGGATCGCAAAACAATACAAACGCAAAGACTCAGAACCACCAGTGGATGCAGTCACAACAAGTAGCCCTTCTTACACTCCATCCAGTGAACAACCTCTGTTTGATTCTAATACCAAAAACGAA GGAACTGTCAGTTCAGTAGATGCCATTGTCCGTGCTGTCTTTTCTGATAAGAGTAAAGAAGAAGTTCCCAGT ATTGTGGAAGATATGCTGAAAAGTGTCATGGTAGAATATGAACGTAGATTGGCTACACAGAGCGCAATG TACGTAGAAGAAGATGTGACAAAGATGGTAAACAACAACATGGAAACTTCACCAGCTAATAATGCTGAAGAATCAAAAATCCAAGATCGTGACGTCTGTGTAGTTTCAAAAGACAAGGCCGAGAAGCAGCAAATGATTCTAGACAGACAGAAAACTCATACTGAG GAACTAAAACAAGATATAAAGGCTGTAAAAGCGGGTATTAGTCTCTTGCAAATGAAGTACCAGCAAGAGTTCACAAGTTTAG GCGAGCATTTGCATGGACTTGCGTATGCAGCGACAGGATATCAAAGAGTTCTTGAAGAGAACCGTAAACTTTACAATCAAGTCCAGGACCTCAAAG GGAGCATACGGGTATATTGTCGAGTGAGACCGTTCTTGCCTGGACAAACAAGTGCCTTAACCACAGTGGATCACATAGAGGAGTCAACTATATCAATAGCTACACCTTCAAAGTATGGAAAAGAAGGTCGCAAGTCATTCACATTCAACAAAGTCTTTGGCCCTTCAGCATCTCAAG AGGCGGTGTTTGCAGACACTCAACCTCTGATCCGGTCTGTTCTTGATGGTTACAACGTTTGCATCTTTGCTTACGGCCAAACAGGATCAGGAAAAACTTTCACCATG ATGGGACCTAATGAACTGACGGAAGAGAGCTTAGGAGTAAACTACAGAGCACTAAGCGATCTCTTTCATCTCTCAAGTGAGAGGAAAGAAACGTTTTCTTATAAAATCTCAGTTCAGATGCTTGAAATCTACAACGAGCAAGTCAGAGATCTCCTTGCAACTAATGGCCAAACCAGCAG GTTAGAGATCCGTAACAGTTCACAAGATGGAATCAACGTTCCAGACGCTACGTTGGTTCCAGTCTCCACAACTTCAGACGTCATTAGTTTGATGAATCTTGGTCAGAAGAACCGTGCGGTCAGCGCCACAGCCATGAATGACCGTAGTAGTCGCTCTCACAG TTGTCTCACGGTACATGTTCAAGGAAGAGATCTGACATCAGGGGCTACTCTAAGGGGCTCAATGCACTTGGTTGATCTTGCTGGAAGCGAGAGGGTGGACAAGTCTGAGGTCACTGGTGATAGGTTGAAAGAGGCACAACACATCAACAAGTCTCTATCTGCTCTTGGAGACGTGATTGCGTCTCTCTCTCAGAAAAACAACCACATCCCTTATCGCAATAGCAAACTCACTCAACTGCTTCAGGACTCGTTAG GAGGACAAGCGAAAACGCTCATGTTTATACACATTAGCCCTGAAGTGGATACTCTGGGAGAAACACTCAGCACCTTGAAGTTTGCGGAGAGGGTGGCCACTGTTGAACTAGGTGCTGCTCGTGTTAATAAAGATACTTCTGAGGTTAAAGAACTCAAGGAGCAG ATTGCTAGTTTGAAACTTGCGTTGGCTAGAAAGGAGAGTGAGTCTGATCAAACGCAGATCCCAAGAGTCATTACACCTGATAAACTCCTCAGAAGAAAGTCAATTGGTGTCTCTAAATCAGCAAACACAAGACAGTTTCAGACAAAACATAAACCATCATCACTGGTTGATGATGTCAACAGTATTGAG GGTCAAAGCGACTCAGCATCGAGCGTTGACTTACAAGGACTAGTTGGTTCTTCACCACCGTCGTGGAAAAGCCCGTCTACAGATGGGAAAGAAGATATTAGTGAATGGGTTGATAAACACGAAGACGAGATCACGCGTGATAAGAGAGTGTCCAGCATGAAACGTGAACCATCATCACGTGCCGTAGAGAGCAAGAAAATTAATGTGGTAGATAAAGGGTTTGAGGTGAGGAAGATACCATACGAAGAAGAAGCGAACGAGTCTGATGAAACGGCGACGAGTGATGGCTCGGAGCCGTCTAACATGATGTGGCAGTTGAATGTACAAGTGAACGTGCCTAGAGCAGCTGCCTCCTCTAATGGATCTTCGGGTTCATCGACCAAGCTAAAGAAGAGTCTAACAAAAACCAA GAGTATGATACCTTCGCTAATACCGGCGCCTACGAGAAGACTATCGCTTGGAGCAAATAGTTCACCAGGACAAACTTCATCCTCAAGGCAGAGTAGTAACACTGTAGTTGTGAAGAAGAGACAGAATCCTAAGTGA